The following coding sequences lie in one Cucurbita pepo subsp. pepo cultivar mu-cu-16 chromosome LG13, ASM280686v2, whole genome shotgun sequence genomic window:
- the LOC111808671 gene encoding LRR receptor kinase SERK2-like encodes MAAPISFIFISLFIFLSNPVRILGNDELKALLDLKAALDPENQYLSSWSADGYPCASFEGIGCNEKGQVTNMSLQGKGLSGKLSPAIAGLKHLTGLYLHYNSLFGDVPKEIANLTLLSDLYLNVNNFSGEIPPEIGNMASLQVLQLCYNQLSGSIPTQLASLKKLTVLALQSNQLTGAIPASLGRLALLVRVDLSSNHLFGSVPSRLADAPSLEVLDIRNNTLSGNVPPALKRLNEGFLFENNLGLCGVGFPSLKDCSGSSRVTQTQPEPYAGSTGTMPTRDIPETANVQLPCNHTRCPSSSSSSKSRNASIVGVVIVTIALSGIGILMFTQYRRRKQKLGSSFDICDHRLSTDQTKTTYRKNGSPLVSLEYANGWDPLADGRGLSVFGQEVLQNFRFNLEEVETATQYFSEVNLLGKSNFSATYKGILRDGSVVAVKSICKTSCKSEEAEFLKGLNLLTSLRHENLARLRGFCCSRGRGECFLIYDFVPNGNLLRYLDIKDGDGQVLDWSTRVSIIRGIAKGVAYLHKNEANKPALVHQNISAEKVHIDQRFNPLLSDSGLQKLLTNDIVFSELKATAARGYLAPEYTTTGRFTEKSDVYAFGVLVFQILSGTRKITSSLRGAAEAYRFVELLDSKLHGRYFEYEAAKLCRIALLCTHESQSERPSMEAVVQELVTCSSCL; translated from the exons ATGGCGGCCCccatttccttcattttcatctcccttttcattttcctctcgAACCCAGTTCGGATTCTGGGCAACGATGAGCTCAAGGCGTTACTGGATTTGAAGGCGGCTTTAGACCCTGAAAATCAGTATCTATCTTCGTGGAGCGCTGATGGATACCCATGTGCCTCTTTTGAGGGGATTGGGTGTAATGAGAAGGGGCAAGTTACTAATATGTCGCTGCAGGGGAAAGGGCTTAGTGGGAAGCTCTCCCCTGCCATTGCTGGGCTTAAGCACTTGACTGGGCTTTATTTGCATTATAACTCATTGTTTGGGGATGTTCCTAAAGAGATTGCTAACTTGACTCTGCTCTCTGATTTGTATTTGAATGTTAATAACTTTTCTGGGGAGATTCCGCCTGAGATTGGGAACATGGCGAGCTTACAAG tATTGCAGCTATGTTATAATCAGCTGAGTGGGAGCATACCAACGCAGCTTGCATCTTTGAAGAAGCTCACTGTTCTTGCTCTCCAATCCAATCAGTTAACTGGTGCAATCCCTGCAAGCTTGGGACGTTTGGCCTTGTTAGTGAGAGTAGACTTGAGCTCCAATCATCTCTTTGGCTCTGTTCCTTCAAGGCTTGCGGATGCGCCGTCGCTTGAAGTTCTCGACATTCGAAACAATACGCTCTCTGGCAATGTACCTCCTG CTCTGAAGAGGTTGAATGAAGGATTCTTGTTTGAGAACAACTTGGGATTATGTGGAGTTGGGTTTCCTTCCTTGAAAGATTGTTCCGGCTCGAGTCGTGTTACTCAAACCCAACCTGAACCTTATGCTGGATCAACTGGGACAATGCCCACACGAGACATACCCGAAACTGCTAATGTTCAGTTGCCTTGCAACCATACTCGTTGCCCGAGTTCATCGAGTTCCTCCAAATCTCGAAACGCTTCAATTGTTGGTGTAGTTATTGTAACCATAGCACTTTCAGGTATTGGGATCTTAATGTTCACACAATATCGTCGTCGAAAACAGAAGCTTGGATCTTCGTTCGACATTTGTGATCACCGTCTCAGCACGGATCAAACCAAAACAACTTACAGAAAGAATGGATCTCCTCTTGTCAGCCTCGAGTATGCCAATGGCTGGGATCCATTAGCAGACGGTCGAGGCTTGAGCGTTTTCGGGCAAGAAGTGCTCCAAAATTTCAGGTTCAATTTAGAAGAGGTGGAGACAGCCACTCAGTACTTCTCAGAGGTGAATTTGTTGGGGAAGAGCAACTTCTCAGCTACATATAAAGGGATTTTGAGGGATGGATCAGTTGTTGCTGTTAAGAGCATTTGTAAAACAAGCTGCAAGTCAGAGGAAGCTGAGTTCTTGAAAGGATTGAACCTTTTAACTTCATTAAGGCATGAAAATTTGGCTAGACTTAGAGGATTTTGCTGCTCTAGAGGCAGGGGAGAGTGCTTTCTTATCTATGATTTTGTTCCTAATGGGAACTTGTTGAGATATCTTGATATCAAGGATGGTGATGGCCAAGTTCTTGATTGGTCTACTAGAGTATCCATTATAAGGGGCATTGCCAAAG GTGTAGCATATCTGCACAAGAACGAAGCAAACAAGCCAGCTCTTGTACACCAAAACATCTCCGCTGAGAAGGTCCATATCGACCAGAGATTCAATCCGCTACTCTCGGATTCCGGTTTACAGAAGCTGCTTACAAATGACATCGTCTTCTCCGAGCTCAAAGCCACAGCAGCTCGAGGCTATCTAGCTCCAGAGTACACCACAACAGGTCGGTTCACAGAGAAAAGCGACGTATACGCATTTGGGGTGCTAGTGTTCCAAATCCTCTCAGGGACTAGGAAGATCACCAGCTCATTGCGTGGTGCTGCTGAAGCATACCGCTTTGTAGAGCTTCTCGACTCGAAGCTCCATGGTCGATACTTCGAATACGAAGCAGCGAAGCTATGTAGAATTGCGTTGCTTTGCACGCACGAATCACAGAGCGAGAGGCCGTCGATGGAAGCCGTTGTTCAGGAGCTCGTGACCTGCAGCAGCTGCTTATGA